One segment of Micromonospora parathelypteridis DNA contains the following:
- the htpG gene encoding molecular chaperone HtpG, with protein sequence MSNQAETLEFQAEARQLLQLVVHSIYSNKDVFLRELISNASDALDKLRLATLVDKDLVADTDDLHVALEVDRDARTLTVRDNGIGMTRDEVVQLIGTIAKSGTAELLRQLRESADAHASQDLIGQFGVGFYAAFMVADRVTLLTRKAGETGGTRWESTGEGTYSIEGVDEAPQGTTVTLHLKPADTEDNLHDYTAEWTIREIVKRYSDFIAWPIRMSVERPGADDAPATNEVQTLNSMKALWARPRDEVDAAEYNEFYKHVSHDWADPLEVVHMKGEGTFEYEALLFLPSHAPLDLFSPQGRRGVQLYVKRVFIMDDCEALVPTYLRFVKGVVDAHDLSLNISREILQQDRQIQIVRRRLVKKILATVKDLKANHAERYRTFWTEFGAVVKEGLIDDTDNRDTLLDILSVASTHDPVEATDLAGYVSRMKDGQTDIWYATGETRAAIENSPHLEAFRAKGHEVLLLTDQVDEVWVERVGAYDGRPLRSIAKGEIDLDTDEEKQQAEAEREQQRQEFAELLGWLGTTLTDSVREVRLSSRLTTSPACVVGDAHDLTPTLEKMYRAMGHEVPVTKRILEINPGHPLVSGLRKAHEQGSDSVALTETAELLYGLAVLAEGGELTDPARFTRTLADRLARTL encoded by the coding sequence GTGAGCAATCAGGCCGAGACGTTGGAGTTCCAGGCCGAGGCGCGTCAGCTCCTCCAGTTGGTGGTCCACTCGATCTATTCGAACAAGGACGTCTTCCTGCGGGAACTCATCTCGAACGCGTCCGACGCGCTGGACAAGCTGCGGCTGGCCACGCTGGTCGACAAGGACCTCGTCGCCGACACCGACGACCTGCACGTCGCCCTGGAGGTCGACCGGGACGCCCGCACCCTCACCGTGCGCGACAACGGCATCGGGATGACCCGCGACGAGGTGGTCCAGCTGATCGGCACCATCGCCAAGTCGGGCACCGCCGAGTTGCTGCGCCAGCTGCGCGAATCCGCCGACGCCCACGCCTCGCAGGACCTGATCGGCCAGTTCGGCGTCGGTTTCTACGCCGCGTTCATGGTCGCCGACCGGGTCACCCTGCTGACCCGCAAGGCCGGCGAGACCGGCGGCACCCGGTGGGAGTCCACCGGCGAGGGCACGTACTCGATCGAGGGCGTCGACGAGGCCCCACAGGGCACCACGGTGACCCTGCACCTCAAGCCGGCCGACACCGAGGACAACCTGCACGACTACACCGCCGAGTGGACCATCCGGGAGATCGTCAAGCGATACTCCGACTTCATCGCCTGGCCGATCCGGATGAGCGTCGAGCGCCCCGGCGCCGACGACGCCCCCGCCACCAACGAGGTGCAGACCCTCAACTCGATGAAGGCGCTCTGGGCGCGGCCCCGCGACGAGGTCGACGCCGCCGAGTACAACGAGTTCTACAAGCACGTCAGCCACGACTGGGCCGACCCGCTCGAGGTCGTGCACATGAAGGGCGAAGGCACCTTCGAGTACGAGGCGCTGCTGTTCCTGCCCAGCCACGCCCCACTGGACCTGTTCTCCCCGCAGGGCCGCCGCGGCGTCCAGCTCTACGTCAAGCGTGTGTTCATCATGGACGACTGCGAGGCGCTGGTCCCGACCTACCTGCGCTTCGTCAAGGGTGTGGTCGACGCGCACGACCTGTCGCTGAACATCTCCCGGGAGATCCTGCAGCAGGACCGGCAGATCCAGATCGTCCGCCGCCGCCTGGTGAAGAAGATCCTCGCCACGGTCAAGGACCTGAAGGCCAACCACGCCGAGCGGTACCGCACCTTCTGGACCGAGTTCGGCGCGGTGGTCAAGGAAGGGCTGATCGACGACACCGACAACCGCGACACCCTGCTCGACATCCTGTCGGTGGCCTCCACCCACGACCCGGTCGAGGCCACCGACCTCGCCGGTTACGTCAGCAGGATGAAGGACGGCCAGACCGACATCTGGTACGCCACCGGCGAGACGCGGGCCGCCATCGAGAACTCCCCGCACCTGGAGGCGTTCCGAGCCAAGGGCCACGAGGTGCTGCTGCTCACCGACCAGGTCGACGAGGTGTGGGTCGAGCGGGTCGGCGCGTACGACGGCCGGCCGTTGCGGTCGATCGCCAAGGGCGAGATCGACCTGGACACCGACGAGGAGAAGCAGCAGGCCGAGGCCGAGCGCGAGCAGCAGCGGCAGGAGTTCGCCGAGCTGCTCGGCTGGCTGGGCACCACCCTGACCGACAGCGTCCGGGAGGTCCGCCTGTCGTCCCGGCTGACCACCTCACCGGCCTGCGTCGTCGGCGACGCCCACGACCTCACCCCGACCCTGGAGAAGATGTACCGGGCGATGGGGCACGAGGTCCCCGTGACCAAGCGGATCCTGGAGATCAACCCCGGTCACCCGCTGGTCTCCGGGCTGCGCAAGGCACACGAGCAGGGCAGCGACTCCGTGGCCCTGACCGAGACCGCCGAGCTGCTCTACGGCCTGGCGGTGCTCGCCGAGGGCGGTGAGTTGACCGATCCGGCCCGCTTCACCCGGACGCTCGCCGACCGGTTGGCGCGCACCCTCTAG